The Setaria italica strain Yugu1 chromosome IX, Setaria_italica_v2.0, whole genome shotgun sequence genome has a window encoding:
- the LOC101754459 gene encoding BTB/POZ domain-containing protein At1g30440 — MASMKLGSKPDAFKRQGQAWFCTTGLPSDVTVEVGDMSFHLHKFPLLSKSAFLARSIEENSDQEECVIKLNDIPGGAKSFELVARFCYGVKIELSPANVVYLRCASEHLEMTEEVAEDNLISQSEIFLNQVVLRNWKDSLTALETCDDLLPHAEDLQIVKRCIESLASKATTDPNLFGWPIREHGIMQSPGGSVLWNGISTGARPRNFNADWWYDDASSLSFPMYKRLISTMESRGIRPEIIAGSLTYYAKKYLPGLNRRHSMGTVPLTATLSEVEQKNLLEEIDRLLPVHKGIASTKVLLGLLRTAMILKASPTCISNLEKRIGMQLDQATLEDLLLPNFSYTMETLYNVECVHRILDHFLAMDQANGGDSPCLDDVMASPSLTPITSVAKLIDGYLAEIAPDINLKLPKFQALASAVPEYARPLDDGLYRAIDIYLKAHSWLSEAEREQLCRLLDCQKLSLEACTHAAQNERLPLRVVVQVLFFEQLHLRTSIAGCLLVSDNLEGSRPLRSGIATSGEAGGWATAVRENQVLKVGMDNMRMRLAELEKECSSMRQEIEKLGGRSSKGGGGGWASRVVPRRLGLKVRSQMCSAQEGSVSEQQRSMSAKLDKLQAKVTKQKKQLAADA; from the exons ATGGCGTCCATGAAGCTCGGCTCCAAGCCTGACGCCTTCAAGAGGCAAGGCCAGGCATG GTTCTGCACAACAGGACTTCCTAGTGATGTTACTGTTGAGGTTGGGGATATGTCCTTTCACCTTCACAAG TTCCCTTTGCTTTCAAAGAGTGCCTTCCTTGCACGATCGATAGAAGAGAATTCAGACCAAGAAGAATGTGTCATAAAACTAAATGACATTCCTGGGGGTGCCAAGTCATTTGAGCTAGTCGCAAGGTTCTGTTATGGTGTGAAAATAGAGCTTTCTCCTGCAAATGTTGTCTACCTACGATGTGCCTCTGAGCATCTAGAAATGACTGAAGAGGTAGCTGAGGACAACCTGATTTCGCAGTCAGAAATCTTCCTCAACCAGGTGGTCCTCCGCAACTGGAAAGATTCCTTGACAGCATTGGAAACATGTGATGACTTACTCCCTCATGCTGAAGACCTTCAGATTGTGAAGAGATGCATCGAGTCGTTAGCATCCAAAGCTACTACTGATCCAAACCTCTTTGGATGGCCGATAAGGGAACATGGCATCATGCAAAGTCCTGGTGGCAGTGTACTGTGGAATGGGATCAGCACAGGAGCAAGGCCCAGAAACTTCAATGCAGACTGGTGGTATGACGATGCTTCATCATTGAGCTTCCCCATGTACAAGAGGTTAATTTCCACAATGGAGTCCCGAGGCATCCGCCCTGAGATAATTGCTGGTTCTTTGACATACTATGCCAAGAAGTATCTCCCAGGACTCAATAGGCGTCATAGCATGGGCACAGTGCCTCTTACTGCTACTCTATCTGAGGTTGAACAGAAAAATTTACTTGAGGAAATTGATAGGCTATTGCCCGTTCACAAGGGTATAGCATCAACAAAAGTTCTGCTTGGGCTCCTTCGCACAGCCATGATTCTGAAAGCCAGCCCCACATGTATCTCCAACTTAGAGAAACGAATTGGCATGCAACTGGACCAGGCCACTCTGGAGGATCTACTGCTGCCAAATTTCTCCTACACGATGGAAACTCTGTACAATGTTGAGTGTGTGCACAGGATTCTTGATCATTTCTTGGCAATGGACCAGGCTAATGGCGGTGACTCCCCATGCTTGGATGATGTGATGGCATCCCCGTCCTTGACACCAATCACAAGTGTAGCCAAGCTGATTGACGGCTATCTTGCAGAGATTGCACCAGATATCAATTTGAAGCTTCCTAAATTCCAGGCTTTGGCATCTGCTGTCCCTGAGTATGCTCGGCCATTGGATGATGGACTCTATCGTGCCATTGATATATACTTGAAG GCACACTCCTGGCTATCAGAAGCTGAAAGGGAGCAGCTCTGCCGCCTGTTGGACTGCCAGAAGCTCTCCCTGGAAGCATGCACCCACGCGGCCCAGAACGAGAGGCTGCCGCTGCGCGTGGTGGTACAAGTCCTCTTCTTCGAGCAGCTCCATCTACGAACCTCGATCGCCGGGTGCCTTCTGGTCTCCGACAACCTCGAGGGGTCCAGACCCCTGCGGAGTGGCATTGCAACCTCCGGCGAGGCTGGGGGCTGGGCCACTGCAGTCCGGGAGAACCAGGTTCTGAAGGTGGGCATGGACAACATGCGAATGCGGCTGGCCGAGCTGGAGAAGGAGTGCTCAAGCATGCGGCAGGAGATTGAGAAGCTGGGTGGGCGCAGCAgcaagggtggtggtggtgggtgggcCTCCCGAGTCGTGCCGCGGCGGCTCGGCCTGAAGGTGAGGTCGCAGATGTGCAGCGCCCAGGAGGGCTCCGTCAGCGAGCAGCAGAGGAGCATGAGTGCCAAGCTCGACAAGCTACAGGCCAAGGTGACGAAGCAGAAGAAGCAGCTGGCCGCGGATGCCTGA
- the LOC101753787 gene encoding single myb histone 6 isoform X1 encodes MGAPKQRWTSEEEAALRAGIARHGVGKWRTILKDPEFSSTLCYRSNVDLKDKWRNMNVIVSTSSSRDKGKTAVRKTRTTPKNNDHTVVISTAVTSDIDDEIVDEKPIAAVPSEAQNTSNPKKSHSRLDNIIMEAIKSLNEPTGSHRTTIANYIEEQYWPPSDFDHLLSAKLKDLATSGKLIKVNRKYRIAPSSPNSEGRSPKMLLLEDVQREPVKIGSNDSKILTRSQVDAELARMATMTGEEASAAAARAVAEAEAIMAEAEAAAREAEAAEAEAQAAQAFAEAAFLTLKNRNTANLMAQA; translated from the exons ATGGGGGCTCCAAAACAGAGGTGGACATCTGAGGAAGAGGCTGCTCTTAGAGCTGGAATAGCAAGGCATGGAGTTGGAAAATGGCGCACAATATTGAAAGACCCAGAATTTAGTTCCACCTTATGCTATCGCTCAAATGTTGACCTCAAG GACAAATGGCGCAACATGAATGTAATTGTCAGTACATCGAGTTCTCGTGACAAGGGAAAGACTGCAGTGAGGAAAACACGAACTACTCCCAAGAATAACGATCACACCGTGGTAATCAGCACAGCAGTTACTTCTGATATTGATGACGAGATTGTTGATGAAAAGCCTATAGCAGCAGTGCCTAGTGAAGCACAGAATACATCAAATCCAAAGAAATCTCACTCGAG ACTAGATAATATTATAATGGAGGCTATAAAGAGCTTAAATGAGCCTACGGGGTCTCACAGAACTACTATTGCTAATTACATAGAG GAGCAATATTGGCCACCTAGTGATTTTGATCACTTACTATCTGCAAAACTGAAGGACTTGGCCACCAGTGGAAAATTGATAAAG GTGAATCGCAAGTACAGGATAGCACCTAGCTCGCCCAATTCAGAGGGCCGAAGCCCCAAAATGCTTTTGTTGGAAGACGTGCAAAGAGAGCCTGTCAAAATAGGGAGCAATGATAGTAAAATCCTTACGAGATCTCAAGTTGATGCCGAATTGGCACGTATGGCGACAATGACTGGTGAGGAAGCTTCAGCAGCAGCTGCTCGTGCAGTTGCTGAAGCAGAGGCTATCATGGCAGAAGCtgaagcagcagcaagagaaGCAGAAGCTGCAGAAGCAGAAGCCCAAGCTGCACAAGCCTTTGCTGAAGCAGCGTTTTTGACACTGAAGAATAGAAACACTGCAAATTTG ATGGCCCAAGCTTGA
- the LOC101753787 gene encoding single myb histone 6 isoform X2 has product MLTSSTSSSRDKGKTAVRKTRTTPKNNDHTVVISTAVTSDIDDEIVDEKPIAAVPSEAQNTSNPKKSHSRLDNIIMEAIKSLNEPTGSHRTTIANYIEEQYWPPSDFDHLLSAKLKDLATSGKLIKVNRKYRIAPSSPNSEGRSPKMLLLEDVQREPVKIGSNDSKILTRSQVDAELARMATMTGEEASAAAARAVAEAEAIMAEAEAAAREAEAAEAEAQAAQAFAEAAFLTLKNRNTANLMAQA; this is encoded by the exons ATGTTGACCTCAAG TACATCGAGTTCTCGTGACAAGGGAAAGACTGCAGTGAGGAAAACACGAACTACTCCCAAGAATAACGATCACACCGTGGTAATCAGCACAGCAGTTACTTCTGATATTGATGACGAGATTGTTGATGAAAAGCCTATAGCAGCAGTGCCTAGTGAAGCACAGAATACATCAAATCCAAAGAAATCTCACTCGAG ACTAGATAATATTATAATGGAGGCTATAAAGAGCTTAAATGAGCCTACGGGGTCTCACAGAACTACTATTGCTAATTACATAGAG GAGCAATATTGGCCACCTAGTGATTTTGATCACTTACTATCTGCAAAACTGAAGGACTTGGCCACCAGTGGAAAATTGATAAAG GTGAATCGCAAGTACAGGATAGCACCTAGCTCGCCCAATTCAGAGGGCCGAAGCCCCAAAATGCTTTTGTTGGAAGACGTGCAAAGAGAGCCTGTCAAAATAGGGAGCAATGATAGTAAAATCCTTACGAGATCTCAAGTTGATGCCGAATTGGCACGTATGGCGACAATGACTGGTGAGGAAGCTTCAGCAGCAGCTGCTCGTGCAGTTGCTGAAGCAGAGGCTATCATGGCAGAAGCtgaagcagcagcaagagaaGCAGAAGCTGCAGAAGCAGAAGCCCAAGCTGCACAAGCCTTTGCTGAAGCAGCGTTTTTGACACTGAAGAATAGAAACACTGCAAATTTG ATGGCCCAAGCTTGA
- the LOC105913612 gene encoding cationic amino acid transporter 1 has translation MAVGDDANGGGGVRRRQRGCLCTKADFFPEESFSSWSAYGRALRSTGSRLADRLTSRSAESAELHEVRARSGADMRRDLTWWDLVWFGVGAVIGAGIFVLTGQEAHDAVGPAIVVSYVISGVSAMLSVFCYTEFGVEIPVAGGSFAYLRVELGDFMAFVAAGNILLEYCIGGAAVARAWTSYFATLLNHKPNDFRIHASSLSAEYSELDPIAVVVIALVCVFAVVSTKGTSRFNYVLSIVHIAVIIFIIVAGLTRADTANMRDFMPYGVRGIFSASAVLFFAYIGFDAVSTMAEETKNPARDIPIGLVGAMTLTTALYCVLAVTLCLMQPYGAIDKDAPFSVAFADRGMDWGKYIVAFGALKGMTTVLLVGAVGQARYLTHIARTHMMPPWLAQVHPRTGTPVNATVAMLAATAVIAFFTDLNILSSLLSISTLFIFTLVAVALLVRRYYVSGETTVADRNKLAACIAAILATSAATAGCWGVDVKGWVPYAVTVPAWLASTACLWAFVPQARAPKLWGVPLVPWLPSASIAINVFLLGSIDYKSFMRFGIWTVALLVYYLFVGLHASYDTAKALAAELALTAKVEEGDGKPARGAVHNGDY, from the exons ATGGCGGTCGGCGACGacgccaacggcggcggcggggtgcggcggcgccagcgcgggTGCTTGTGCACCAAGGCCGACTTCTTCCCGGAGGAGTCGTTCTCGAGCTGGTCGGCGTACGGCCGCGCGCTGCGGAGCACGGGCTCCCGGCTGGCGGACCGGCTCACGTCGCGGTCGGCGGAGTCGGCGGAGCTCCACGAGGTGCGCGCACGCAGCGGCGCCGACATGAGGCGGGACCTCACGTGGTGGGACCTGGTGTGGTTTGGCGTCGGCGCCGTCATCGGCGCCGGGATCTTCGTGCTCACGGGGCAGGAGGCGCACGACGCCGTCGGCCCCGCCATCGTCGTCTCCTACGTCATCTCCGGCGTCTCCGCCATGCTCTCCGTCTTCTGCTACACCGAGTTCGGCGTCGAGATCCCCGTCGCAG GCGGATCCTTCGCGTACCTGCGCGTGGAGCTCGGCGACTTCATGGCGTTCGTGGCGGCGGGCAACATCCTGCTGGAGTACTGCattggcggcgcggcggtggcgcgcgcgtGGACGTCCTACTTCGCCACGCTGCTGAACCACAAGCCCAACGACTTCCGCATCCACGCGTCGTCGCTCTCCGCCGAATACTCCGAGCTCGACcccatcgccgtcgtcgtcatcgcGCTCGTGTGCGTCTTCGCCGTGGTCAGCACCAAGGGCACCTCCCGCTTCAACTACGTGCTCTCCATCGTCCACATCGccgtcatcatcttcatcatcgtgGCCGGGCTCACCAGGGCCGACACCGCCAACATGCGGGACTTCATGCCCTACGGCGTCCGCGGCATCTTCTCGGCGTCCGCCGTGCTCTTCTTCGCCTACATCGGCTTCGATGCCGTGAGCACCATGGCCGAGGAGACCAAGAACCCGGCGCGCGACATCCCCATCGGCCTCGTCGGCGCCATGACGCTCACCACCGCGCTCTACTGTGTCCTCGCCGTCACGCTCTGCCTCATGCAGCCGTACGGTGCCATCGACAAGGACGCGCCCTTCTCCGTGGCGTTCGCGGACAGGGGCATGGACTGGGGCAAGTACATCGTCGCCTTCGGCGCGCTCAAGGGGATGACCACCGTGCTGCTGGTCGGCGCCGTCGGCCAGGCGCGGTACCTGACGCACATCGCACGGACGCACATGATGCCGCCGTGGCTGGCGCAGGTGCACCCGCGGACGGGGACGCCCGTGAACGCCACCGTCGCCatgctcgccgccaccgccgtcatcGCCTTCTTCACCGACCTCAACATCCTCTCCAGCCTGCTCTCCATCTCCACGCTCTTCATCTTCACGCTCGTCGCCGTGGCGCTGCTGGTCCGCCGCTACTACGTCTCCGGGGAGACCACGGTTGCCGACCGGAACAAACTGGCGGCGTGCATCGCCGCCATCCTGGCGACGTCGGCCGCGACGGCGGGGTGCTGGGGGGTGGACGTCAAGGGGTGGGTTCCGTACGCGGTGACGGTGCCCGCGTGGCTGGCGTCGACGGCGTGCCTGTGGGCGTTCGTGCCGCAGGCGAGGGCGCCCAAGCTGTGGGGGGTGCCGCTGGTGCCGTGGCTGCCGTCGGCGTCCATCGCCATCAACGTGTTCCTGCTGGGCTCCATCGACTACAAGTCGTTCATGCGGTTCGGGATATGGACGGTGGCGCTGCTCGTCTACTACCTCTTCGTCGGCCTTCACGCGTCCTACGACACGGCCAAGGCGCTCGCCGCCGAGTTGGCCTTGACCGCCAAGGTGGAGGAAGGCGACGGCAAGCCGGCAAGAGGCGCCGTCCACAACGGTGATTACTGA